The genomic stretch TGCCCATGGAACATAGTGGCCAAGATCGACCGAGGGTCCGCTCATCGAAGGTGAATATGGAAGGTTTTGGCTTTGTTCGAGAAGACGCCGTATTTAAACAAGACGACCGATTTTCCACCTTACATTATGCCATGGTTTATGGACTTTTTGCATTGTTCAAGGTtttagttttgcttaaaacagtCAAAGAAAAGGCGTCTGTTGATCTGGCGAAGGTTTTTGGATAGCCATAACCGGCGGTTTCacggaaaagaaaattaactcaCATCATGTCATATCAACCGTGTTGTGAGGCCAACTCCCGAAGTGGTCCGCGACTGCGCTTCATTTACTCCTTAAGACACCAATTTACCGTAAACCCTTGGCATTATCCTTGATCGGTGGATACTTTTATGTCTGAAAGTATTTTACTTAtcgtaattttggtttttcggCAGGTCCCCGATGGCCACAGTTCTTCATCGGCGAGTTCTAGAACTCCCAGAAATCGCGCATCTACCTCGAACCAAGAGGAAGTCCATATAGGCAAATATCGCTTGATAAAAACTATTGGAAAGGGAAATTTCGCCAAAGTAAAACTAGCGAAACATGTGCCAACGGGAAAAGAGGTAAACAAACTTTGTCATTCTCTATTTACAGTGATGAATTTGTCCGTAGATTTTCGCTAATCCGTTGGTCGGTCGCGGCTTGCTTATTTGCTCGGGCTGAGGGATGAATTGTAATAATTTAACTGAGGCCAACTAAACGTGTTAACGTCgcttgtgttttttttgtttcgttcacAAAGGTAGCGATCAAGATCATCGACAAGACTCAGTTAAATCCAAGCAGCTTGCAAAAGGTTAGTTAAATTTGCGCTTTATCTTTTGAGTACATACCTCAGGTGTAAACCTTGTTTTCAACTGTTCTATGCCTTCGTGCTCTGCTTGTTAGCTTGTTCCATGTAATTACATATTCGAAAGCAACGTTGATGCTTTCGAAATTTTTTAGACCACACCAAACCCCTTTATTTTCAAATACGTCGCGACACGTTGTGACTTCACAACCTTGGATTTTTAAAGTTTCCCTTTCCATGGTCTTGGTGGGGCAAGAAAATGTTTCACAACATCGCTGGCTTGGCGTGCTTTCTTGATGCCTTCAACCGGCGATCGTTGgtgacaaaaggaaaattctctCTTCCAGGTTAAGCTGGAATTATTCTATTTCCATATTGCTATCAACTACGGTAACATAACTCTGTCTTTCAACTTGACGATTAGAGATTTTTCGTTATTAATGTCTGTCCTATCGAACTAGTTAGCGGTAAATTCGAACGACATTGCCTGTAGTCATGAAAAAATGTATCGATATTTTTCTCAAGTCAACTCAAGGTGGCTTATCAGTTTACTCAAAATTCGTGGACAAGACTTCTTCATGAAAATTTTCCTCTGTGGAAATATTGGTCTATGGGAGATCGCTAATTACAGTCGCAAGATATTGTATTTTTGCGCGGTCAACCCTTCAATATTCGTTGTGATGCACAGGAGAGTTTTCGATTAGCATGGCTTACGTTGTTTTATTTATAAAGTGTTTGATAGTCGTTCTTGCACGTGCTTTGTTAAGATATTTCTTCGGGTTGTCGCAGACACCGTACAGATTTAATGGAAAACTATTGAGAGCTATTGCCCTGTTTTCAAATGAAGTTGCCGTGCGCGCAGCGATTTGCTTCCCTAAAAATCCATTCCGCTGGGTAATTTTGAATGTGTGGCAATTCTTGTACAAACTACGTGGTTGACCAGCGATTTATCAGGAATTTTATGGTTTATTACTCAGCGATAAAACAATATTTCTATTATATAAGTTCACCATTGGCCTTAATCCATCATATGCGTGACGTTCGAGAGCTGATCAATGTAATGTTGTGAGGTGTCAAGATGCTATAACTATCGGTATTCTCCTGAGGCAAGAATGAAGGAAAGCGTTCCTTTTTTCCCTATTGTGTGTACATCGAATTGGATACGCTGTAGGAAGAGTCTTTGCGAAAGTTTTCAAGATTTCCATTGAACTTTCTAATCCTTGCCAAGTCCTAATTTAATGTGATGGAAGTACATTCTTTGCAGAAACTAACAAATAAATCCCAGATTTGGGTTATATTCCATGAAACACCAAGGGCTTAACCCAATCTTGTTTGGTTCCTTTTGTGTTCAGAAAGAACTGGAAAGTGAATGTTTTTGTCTATTTGGGCATCAGTAAATATCCCCATCAACTGAGATTTCATTTAATCTTTGATTTCGTGCAAGCTTATTGCATGCAAGTTTCTGTCTGGCTCTGGTTATTCATTGTAGGTTGTAGTTGTAAAAAATACCAAATTTTGCACTGTCTGTGAATACCAGCTCACTTTGTAGTTCACATATCATTGCCTTCAAACCTATTTAATTGTTCAGAGGAagatttttcaaaatctgaaaataaTGACAGATTGGTACATGATTCAAATTCAATGAATTTATGAATAGCAGAATAATGTTTTTCTGGAGTGCTGGAATCTTGTAAGTCCTTGGTGTAAGTAATGCAAGTTTGTCTGATCATGAACTTGGGGTTAATGATATTAAAACTCAATCCAATTTGTGACGTACACAGGGTCATATTGTTATACAGGCTGTCATTATGATTAATTTGAGGAACATAGTCATTCAAAAAAGTATTATTTTCACAGTGGTTGTGTTATATCTTCACGTAGCTGGCTATCCTCACTGGAATAGTCTGCTAATGTAGCTTTGTGCCAGCTGTGTGTCAGTAAATACAAGAAGAcaaattttagattttgaaatattttaaaatatgatTAGTTTTCAAGATATTCAagccttttttatttgtttttcatgaaTTATGCTGAGTAAATTTTGTCTTGCAGATTTTGTTTAACTTCCTGTTTAGCATAGGGGACTGATTATCATACATAACTGTATGTTGCTTTTTGAAGTCAAATTGGACTTTGAAGTGTCCGTTAGCCAATGTGACACAGATAGCATGCTTTGATGGTTTCTTGCAAGCTTCCAAGGGCACTGCTGTATATTCAACTTAAAGCAACTATTGTTTCGGTATGCATACATTacatttcaaattcaaattacaCACTTGAATTTTCACAAACAAAAAGACATCACTTGATCTTGTGAAATTACTAAAATCCATATTCTGGCGCAGAAAAATTTTTGGCCATTAAATGTATCACCAACTGTTGTTAATGTTAAAACAATCTTAGAGATGTAAGGAAACCATTATTTAGTTCATTCATTTGGTAGAAAAAGATGTTTTTGTTAATAAGCCATTCTGGCATACATTTGAGCTGATCAATTGGTTTATAAAGCAGCGGTGGTAAAGAATCTTCTTCTATGCAGCCTCAGTCAAGCATTGAGTTCAATATTCAGTATATTATTTCCAAGTGCTGTGAGTCCTTGACATAAAAATCTTGGCCAGTTTCTTATCTTTGGATATTCCTTGTGCATAAAACAAGAACTGTGTTTTCCTCACCATGGTTTGCTCACAGAGTAACCACATGTATGAGCTAAACAGAAATCAAAGCACTTGTGCAGTGAATTAGGTTATGGCCTTGTAGAATGTCAAGTTGGGTCATTTTTAAGTGTTATATCTTGatctattagttttttttttttttcaaacaaagttaGGTTTTTTGGTCAATCATTGCATTTTTTTACAGAACCAGTGGGAGTAGTGCATATATGTCCCATGAAAGCCGCTGGTTGAGTGACGTTCAGCTCAACTGGGTTTCTCAGATATTAATGATCAAGTTGTCAGAAATTTAGTTACCTACCTGGAGGTTTCATGATTATTTAAGTTTGAATGGTACAGTATCTTGTTCCTCAGAAATTATTATTGGTCGGGAATAGGTCAACGCGCttcttaattaaataattattgggtTAGAAGACAggtaatatttttaaattttgggtGTGGCTGGAAGCTTCATATTTGCTTCCAGTGGAATTTAGGTACAATGTGTCATTCTTTTTGTCATTTCAGCTGTTCCGTGAAGTCAGGATCATGAAGTTTCTTGATCATCCCAACATTGGTAAATAAACATAATTGCATTTGCTCACtgctagagtggttttcaaaagCTGGTACCCAGTTCAGTTACAAGGCCAACCTTGTCAGTAAATTTTGTTGTAAATGGTGTTGAGTTGGGAATATAAATTGAGTCACTGCTTTTGCCAGAGGCAACAAGTTAGAACTCTATTCCTACATGTAGGTTTTCATGGTGACCTTGTGGCCTTTCATGTCTTAAGCTTATGCTCTGTCCTCTTCAAAGAACATAGAAGCGTTGGTAAAGATGAAGGAAGAAATGGCACATTTCTCTTGATTTCAAGAGCTGTTTTCATAACCATAATTTTGTGATTAAATTGTTTGAATGTTTGAGATAATTTGCCAAATCACCAccaaataatgataatgatgatgatgataataataataataataataataataatgataataataataataataataatagctttgattaagtttcaagtttatttgaaGCCGAGCACATGGTGACCCACTTATCTTGTATACTGTAAATTGCATTTCTAATTAAGGGGGAGTAAATCGAATCAATTATCAATAATTGTTAATGGGAAATGTAAGTGGGAGTTTCTAAAGATTAATGTCAcagagtagagtagagaaccaacaaatttatgttatacatgtatatgatacAAACCCAGGACAAATTAAGTTGTTTGGTGATGGTTCACTgtacagggcttgaaattaaaaagcaaATCCAATCGCAATTTTGTGACAATTtaagatatgaaaatttagttgcaattttgtaaattttagtcCCAAGGTCGTCGCGCTGTGTTGTTTTGCTAGTGGTTTAACCAAAAAATTTGAGAGCACTCACTATACTTgtatgtaaagaaaccgctgaaattGGTGAACAATCGAGGGAATGGTGGCAGCACAGCTAAACATGCCACAGTTGTGCCCcatatcttcagattgaaacaAGATTCACTGCAAGATACAAAACAAATTGTCATTTCTCTATTTACGTATTGTAGCAAAAGTAGCGGCAAAGTGGCGACTGCTAGCCCTTTATTTCAAAAGGATGAAGGTGAAAACTAGTTGCAAAtggactgtattggtcgcaatttctaGCCCTGCCGTAGCTTGTAacttttcatttgtaaatagaTCTTTTGCTTTATCTTTGTCTTTCTGCAGTGAAGTTGTATGAGGTCATTGAAACTGACAAGACCCTGTATCTAGTGATGGAGTATGCTAGTGgaggtacagtgtacatgtatctgTTGAATTTGTTTTGTGTGATTAACTGTCATTCTTCTGAAAGGCGTCAATCTGTTCTGACTAAAGCTAGGTGATTTATCACAAACTTCTATCCTGTTTCCAAAGGAGTTTGGCATTTCCCTGTCCCTCACAAGCTGGTTTGTGGGTCAAAATGGTCCTCACTTTTGCTAACTCTAATGACAAATCAACGTGAAGTTTTTAGAAGAACcacaaaacatgttttatatTGGTGATGAGACATTTAAGAGCTCGAAGACCCCTGTTTAATTAAAGCTTTCTTTGAGGTTTGTAACACACTGGTCAGTGAAGAGATGATTTCATTGATGATCATTTGTGGATGGAAAATTAGTTGATGTTAGTCCTGCTATGCTTTTATAGGTGAAGTGTTCGACTACCTGGTAGCTCATGGAAGAATGAAAGAAAAGGAGGCAAGATCAAAATTTAGACAGGTCAGCTATTAACCCAGCTTTTGCCACATTCCAGTGGCATTCTATTGTTGATTGGCATGTGTCACTTCCTTGTAAGAGCTCTGCATTGTTTTTTGATgacatttaacttttttttttagattgtaTCTGCTGTGCAGTACTGCCATCAAAAACATGTCATTCACAGAGATCTTAAGGTTAGTGATGGATATAAAGATGTTTAGGGTTAACTGTTTTCAGATATTGTGACAAATTAAATTGGAAAATCTGTTGTTCTCTGGGAAGTGttctaacccattgactcccggggtttcctattgaggagtaaaatcgtctggccaGTTGGGTGTTAAAGGGTTGAGGAAAAATATGGCCCACTTGAAGTAGCTAGGCAATTTTCCCCACCTGTGGGTCTGCCCATTTCTAAATGGTGTCTTAAGTAAGTGAAATATTCTTGTAATCAACTCAATGATGcttcagttgttttttttttaaatatggtTTTGCATAGGAATGAAAGTTGTTTTTTGGTGGGAAGTTAGGGTTTGTCTCTCAAGGCCACACAACAACTTACAGTGAAACTCTATGTTCTGCTTCAACCTTACAATCATTAACTGATGAgtgtgtaatgtgaagtgttgagtatctaccccatatgaaccatgtgagcgttagccctactgatggaaatgggcccacacaaggacagagaaaaaccctggttagagtttttctctgtctttgtgtgggtccatttccatcagtagggcaaatgctcacatggttcttatggggtagatactcaacacttcacattacacacTCATCAGTTAATGATTGTAAGGTTTTGCGGAAATGAGATCTTCAGTTGCATTTACATTTAATTACCCTTTACCCCCCACCCTCTGTTGGTGCTCCGttttatgggtatttaaagctatagctacacggatcagaggaaagtcagaACAGACATTGTGGTCACCGAGCATTGCACTGGGGAACTCTAAAAGCTGCACAGCAATCAATTGGGCTACACCTGTGCCTGGTTTAAGTACGTTTGAAACAAGTTGGTGGTACAAACCAAGTcatgaaataacaatttttgttcttgtttaagTTTCTTAACCCTTTCTGGTCTAAAGGCAACGCTAGCTAGTTcaaggtcccatgatttatgagtcaacgagttatgAGACTCGCAGTCAatgtagcaataatttattgattaagccaaGGCAAAAGCGTTTAAACTGTTCTAGATGAATGTGAATAACGCTTCTTTTTCAACTCTTTTTGTCTCTTGCAGGCTGAAAATTTACTTTTAGATGGAGACATGAACATTAAAATTGCAGATTTCGGTTTTAGTAATGAATTTACTCCTGGGAACAAACTTGACACATTTTGTGGAAGTCCCCCATATGCTGCACCAGAACTGTTTCAAGGAAAGAAGTATGATGGCCCAGAAGTTGATGTCTGGAGTTTAGGTGTAATCTTGTACACTCTAGTCAGTGGATCTCTTCCTTTTGATGGACAGAATTTAAAAGTAAGTAGTGGCTTTTTTCCCCTTCTTTACTTGCTGAATTTGTGCAGTATGAATCCAGGATGTGAACCAGTGTTATTGGTGAACCAATGTTATTGGTTCACATTCTCTAACAGTGTATCTGTGGAGTCTCCAATCAGAACCTGAAGATGTTATTTGGTCCCCAGTTAAGTTGTGCATGTTTCCAGCTTTAATATCTGAATAAGTGCCCATAGTAAGGCCCATTACAACAGGTCGAtatgattgtgacaaagctgacAGAAGTAGATTAAAGGGGTTCAGTTTGCCtcctgaaaatttattttccaaataATTGAAATTACTCAAATTACCGAAACTGCTTGATTAGTGGAGAACAACGGAAAATGACAACAACAGCATGACTCAAGTAAGGACATAAATAATCAGCAAAACTTGACAAGGCTGCTTACTGAGTACCGATGATGAGTGAAAGGTCCAAGGCGGACAAAACTGAAGCAAGCAGCTATAAAACATGAATTTCCTACTCACAGAGTATCGCCAGAAACATGAGTGTTTGCTTCCCTTGGACAACCAAGATTTCCTGGATGTCAGGGCGGGCAACCGCTGACCAAACGCAGGTGTTGAGTGTGAAAACAACAGCATCtattatttataatattattatcagtGAATTTAATAATACTTATTTTATTATGTCATTTCTTGGAACTTTCTGTGATAGGAATTAAGAGAGAGAGTCCTGAGAGGAAAATATAGGATACCTTTTTATATGTCGACTGGTAAGACAAGTATACTTGTGCTTTCCCTTAGATTTTTTAGGTGTTGTTTGGAGCCTTAATTCAAGTTTGTTAATggtacttttcctttttttccatcCATAGATTGTGAGAATCTTTTAAAGCGATTTTTAGTGCTTAATCCTACAAAAAGATCTAGACTAGAGGTGGGTATGCTCatgtaatattttttcttatccTCAGCTTTGTTTGATAGTCCTTAATGACGAGGTGCACAGTGACCATGTACACTATCGtcagataaaataaattttgtagAATCTTTTAGGTCCATGTAAGCCTGATGGTAATGTTTACCAAAATCTGAGAATTAATGTCAAAGACTATGTAAACAGTGCAACATGTAGAAGTTTAAAACAAGCTTTTTTATTCCAAATAATTAAACAAGAAATTCCATAAGTAGGGAAAATTTAGATGTAACATGTAATAGAAGCACTGCAAAAACATAGTTCAAACACTTGTTGGGAAAGATCTATCTATGCCGTCAAAACAAATTTGAGGTGTTTATTTAAAGAACATCTGACGGCACATCTCAACCAAGTGTGACTGTGCACCTCATCAAATCTTAAAATTGATTCTGCCTTAATTTACAGTTTAGAGGCAGGACAACTTTTATATTTGCCAGGCCTTCGTCACAGGGATAACTCTATGATGAGAGCACCCACCTCTCACTGAGGCACCTGGATTCAATTCCTAGACTTGGTGCCATAATGTGGGTTACCATGGTCTTGTAAATAAGTACATGATTTATTGGAAAGTGAAGTGAAagtgagtttgttggttctctactttgccCAAGAGGTTATTCTCTGAGTAGTCTGGTTTCCCTTCTTGTGAAAAACCAGCATATGACGTGACCTTTGATAAgagtgatttgatttctgtacagtttCGCcatttaccgtatttacccatgtatattgTGCAGCTCTGTATAATACGCACCCTAATTTTGGGTTGCAAGCAGAAAACAGAGAAATTGGTCATGCAAAACTAGCATGAAAAAAATCCATGTTGtgaacaagaaaattggttcAGCTACTTACAACAGTAAAGTAAATAAGCCTATGAAAAGTGTTTAAATACTTAATCCTTTATGCAAATTCTTAGTCACAATCAATCAGTGCTCGCGCAGAATATTAATCATCGACAAATTCGTCTTGTTGTTCGTACACAAAATCATCTTGTGTGTCATCAACATTGTTTATTACTCCACATGTGACAAAAGACGACTCAATCATCTCTTCAGGAATGTTGCTCCATGCACCAGCAATCCACGAAGTGATGAGTTCTTTTTAGGAGGGCTTCTTTTGGTGGCCATCGCTTCCATCTGCCATCCACCTCTTCTTAACCCCATCTTTAAACAGTTTATTTAAGGAAACATCAAGGGGCTGCGGAACTAAGGTCAATCTGCCAAGAATTACTGCTAATTTGGTGTTTTCTCTTGTGAATTCTGCTTTTCATGCTTTCAGTCACATGAGCTTCAAAAACAAGCAAGCTGCTTCGTCTCCCCAGACCACTACATTGTGCACATCAAACTCTTCATTCCCTCGGTATCCATACAGCATTTCCCTTCGGCAGTGCTGACATCTCTGTGCTTGTTTCCAACTTTAGGCGTCTTCCTTTTGAAAATCACCATTGGTCTTAATTTTGATCTGTCACAGGCACACGCCAACGCAGAAAGAACATTCTtggcaagaaacaaaataattttgtcatttatttatttattttagcaaaagtggCAAgcgctaacccttttgtttcaaaagagtGAAGGTGAaaagaagtcgcaaatttgcaacttctccagatattttagtcgcaaagggaaaaattttaGTCTCCAAAGcaattgtacatgtattgaTGAGATGTTAAATGCTAATGAGGAACGTGAGTCTAAAACAAAGGATTCCGCATCTCAATTTTGGGAGCtgttttagtgggaaaaaagtgcgtattatacacgggtaGATGTGGTAGTGCCCAGTTGCTAAATTGTACAGTTAACACTTAAATACAGTCCATTCTTTCATTCTAACAGCATTTTGCTTTACACAACTTCCTCTGTTTGATTCTTTCACAGCAAATTATGTCTGACAAATGGATGAATTTAGGCTACGATAATCAGGATCTTAAACCATATTGTGAACCTACACCCGATTTTAAAGATGAAAGGAGAATAGGTGAGAATTGTCTAAGTTGTGCATTTCAACCTGTCAGTAAACATACTGTATAAATTATGCACTCTGTGGGAGGTTACATTACTTTGTAGAGATCTTGAAGAATTATTGTATTCAGCAACCCTAATTTCAATCAAAGTAAACATTATTCCTTTATTTCTTGAAAAATTGGAGAACTTTGATTTTCCTCAAACTATCAATTGCAAATCCCCAATCCAACTAAATGGAAAATGAAGCACTGGTTCTTCACCTCTCTCGAATGCCCAACCTCTAACTTTTTTCAGTGGTAAGTCAAGATGGTAAAGTTTTTCAATCCTGTTTGTCCGGGACACAAAGACCATCGGAAATACATGTATTGCTCTATTTCCACACAACTTGTTAATTTCTATGTTAGTAATGGTCTGGAAGCTGTCATATTTGTATGTGTATGAAAGCAAAGTATTGCTACAGTGTAGTTCATCAacaagtaaaataataatgtgTTGGGAGGGAAGAGGTTGCAAGAAAActgaaagtacatgtacttaGTTCTAAACTTCTTTACTCTGTGTTAGAAATAATGCTTCAAATGGGGTTTTCAAGAGATGAAATCCAAGAAGCACTCGCTAACAACAGATACGATGAGGTTATGGCCACTTATCTCCTCTTGGATGAGAAGAGGCAAAAATTAACGGTAAGATAAAGAATTGATTGGGAGTAAGATCGATGACGTAatgtttagaaatatattttttttgtgaagTAAGTGTATTTGTATTCCAGGAAAGAAAGCTAAAGCTAGAATTTGTTTTTGTGACTAACAGTTGAATGGTTCCAGTGATCCCCTCATGGAAAACACAAGTGCACCAAGACCAAGTACATCAACACCCTCTGGTGTTCCTGCTCCAATCCGGCCGAGCCGTGCAAGCGCAAGACGGGAAAGAGGAGAAAGGGAACTTCCCAGAAGGTATTCTGAGGGTCGCGCACCAAATAAAGCAGGTGCAATAACAAGGCAAGCATTGCATTAGGTTgcacttttttgttttgtttttgtttttcagaatttattttatgtcttattgattttctttctttttttttgcaaaagttgttttgcagacagcattattttgttattactgTTTTAATCTGCTTACTAACAGTTTTAGTTACTGTTGTATCTAATACTCACCATGCACTGATTATTTCACACTTCTGCCGTTTTTTCCTTATTGATCCTTCTCACAGTCACTGTGCGAAATGCAAGTTGATTTAAGATTTAAAGATTTATTGTGCCTTTCTTGAATACAGTATGTAGACTCTGTAGTTCAAATGATAATATTGTTTCAATCAACCATGGATTTGTCTTTCACTGTCATGAGAACTGGGTGAAAAGGTCACATCCAGAATTGCGATTGGCAAACTTTAGCAGTAAAAAACAAGATATGCGTTCAAATGTTTCAGGGTCCCGTTGGAAGAGATGTTAATGTGCTAATTTTGCATTTCTGATTGTGAGGAATTCTGGAACTGTTTGTCCTGCCACCCTTTGATTGGTAATCTTGGAATGAAGTAGTTCCTAGAGCATGTTACAGTGTCTGTGGTTTAAAACAAACAGTGCAGCTGAAAAGTTCTATTAAGGCCATTTTTTGGTTTGGCTTGGATTTTGCTGCACACACTGGATTGAAAGCTGCAGTCTGTACTTACAGGTTCAAACTAAAGTTGCATTTTTTTGGATCAGGGCTGCAACAGAGACTGGTGGATCATCGTCAGGTCAAGCCAGGCCCACAGCCCGTGGTGAATGGGAAAAGCCCGGTGTGGTAAGGAGTGCTGCTCCTGATGATGAGCGAGTACCCTCATCTATTGGGCGAGCCTCCAATCCGAATAAGTCGGAAATACCTGAAAGAGCGAACGATAGAACTAGAAGAGGAAAGACTCAAAGGGTTGGTAATTTTTCTCTCTTCATGGAAATTCTCATGTAAAGGTCTTAAATGGCACTAAACCTTGAATGTTCTTGTTGTTGAGATACAGTACCATGCAAAAGTAAGATGACGGTCCCTCAAAGCTCGATCTTCTAAACTCGATTCTTGAAAACTTTTCTGTTGCTTTTTCTAATGAAATCCTTAGTGGTGAAAAGGAAATGCTTGTGGCAAAAAGTATGCTTTCccttttgtacatgtacagtatgtcTCATAACTGATAACTTAAGACTGAATCATTTTACTCTTTTAGCAACATAGTATGCCCCCAGGAATAATCAGACGGAATACATACGTGTACGGAGAAAAACGAGCTGAAGATAGGAACAGTACTCAGACGCCGTCAAGTCAAACTAATGGTAAAGGAGAGAGGTACGTTAAGACATTCTGAGAAAGACTGCCTCTTTCAGAGCTTTTCTGTTATGTGTTTTTACTGTGAATTATTAGCATCTCTCTTTGACctctttttctctgttttttgcTGATTGTTCTTTGTAAGAtgctttaaaggggctaggtcccactattttaggtaattttgttaattatgaggtCAAATTGACAGAGCAttaagagtctttcatttgcaaaatcgcggccacataacaactgagaatgattttccagctgtgtaaataacatttcaatatagactgatataaatttgaaaaaaggtgggccgacatttttcaaatttacccaaattcattccatttcaatcctctctagttttgtccatccatgtcccttcttggcctCCCTGTGTTtcgttagagttcttctatagttttgaacagttattttgatattttagtcgattctatgaccattcgatcagtgctgaaattgcctaaaattgcgtgacctagccctttTAATTAAATTCCAAACGGGTGTcacttttgtaattttttctgTCCTTTGTTAGCGTGACTGAACCTGGCCCAAGTGGTGGCAGTGTTGGGGCTGGCCGACCCTCATCTAAGCAACCTCCACCTGACCTTGGTAACCGGCTTTCACCTACACGTAGATCACTTCCTCCAGTGGCTATTCACCAAGAAAATCGACATAGATCTGGGTCAGTGCTTTGCCACTTTAAGATAATTT from Montipora capricornis isolate CH-2021 chromosome 12, ASM3666992v2, whole genome shotgun sequence encodes the following:
- the LOC138025957 gene encoding MAP/microtubule affinity-regulating kinase 3-like isoform X2, giving the protein MITTLYTTYAEEPRVREATTKSSESESRRKMVPDGHSSSSASSRTPRNRASTSNQEEVHIGKYRLIKTIGKGNFAKVKLAKHVPTGKEVAIKIIDKTQLNPSSLQKLFREVRIMKFLDHPNIVKLYEVIETDKTLYLVMEYASGGEVFDYLVAHGRMKEKEARSKFRQIVSAVQYCHQKHVIHRDLKAENLLLDGDMNIKIADFGFSNEFTPGNKLDTFCGSPPYAAPELFQGKKYDGPEVDVWSLGVILYTLVSGSLPFDGQNLKELRERVLRGKYRIPFYMSTDCENLLKRFLVLNPTKRSRLEQIMSDKWMNLGYDNQDLKPYCEPTPDFKDERRIEIMLQMGFSRDEIQEALANNRYDEVMATYLLLDEKRQKLTLNGSSDPLMENTSAPRPSTSTPSGVPAPIRPSRASARRERGERELPRRYSEGRAPNKAGAITRAATETGGSSSGQARPTARGEWEKPGVVRSAAPDDERVPSSIGRASNPNKSEIPERANDRTRRGKTQRQHSMPPGIIRRNTYVYGEKRAEDRNSTQTPSSQTNGKGESVTEPGPSGGSVGAGRPSSKQPPPDLGNRLSPTRRSLPPVAIHQENRHRSGLGTRNMTARSTFHSGQTRPRTQNGPDRYLDPNSPGVAGRPSLLSKLTSRFSKSRQLDPTVTPRPGPQAPRPMEQAISPREPREMSRSSMGDSGQGARGDSASGVKSVYPDQKARSSPRRKSLRGTFARLSLRKRRRRSMNDTSLGDKPRSLRFTWSMKTTSSMDPQEMMEEIKKVLESNDCDYEQRENFLLFCCHGNPSEANHVQWEMEVCKLPRLSLNGVRFKRIAGTSINFKNIASRVANELKL
- the LOC138025957 gene encoding MAP/microtubule affinity-regulating kinase 3-like isoform X1 is translated as MITTLYTTYAEEPRVREATTKSSESESRRKMVPDGHSSSSASSRTPRNRASTSNQEEVHIGKYRLIKTIGKGNFAKVKLAKHVPTGKEVAIKIIDKTQLNPSSLQKLFREVRIMKFLDHPNIVKLYEVIETDKTLYLVMEYASGGEVFDYLVAHGRMKEKEARSKFRQIVSAVQYCHQKHVIHRDLKAENLLLDGDMNIKIADFGFSNEFTPGNKLDTFCGSPPYAAPELFQGKKYDGPEVDVWSLGVILYTLVSGSLPFDGQNLKELRERVLRGKYRIPFYMSTDCENLLKRFLVLNPTKRSRLEQIMSDKWMNLGYDNQDLKPYCEPTPDFKDERRIEIMLQMGFSRDEIQEALANNRYDEVMATYLLLDEKRQKLTLNGSSDPLMENTSAPRPSTSTPSGVPAPIRPSRASARRERGERELPRRYSEGRAPNKAGAITRAATETGGSSSGQARPTARGEWEKPGVVRSAAPDDERVPSSIGRASNPNKSEIPERANDRTRRGKTQRQHSMPPGIIRRNTYVYGEKRAEDRNSTQTPSSQTNGKGESVTEPGPSGGSVGAGRPSSKQPPPDLGNRLSPTRRSLPPVAIHQENRHRSGRPTTKPDSQPPPSRLGTRNMTARSTFHSGQTRPRTQNGPDRYLDPNSPGVAGRPSLLSKLTSRFSKSRQLDPTVTPRPGPQAPRPMEQAISPREPREMSRSSMGDSGQGARGDSASGVKSVYPDQKARSSPRRKSLRGTFARLSLRKRRRRSMNDTSLGDKPRSLRFTWSMKTTSSMDPQEMMEEIKKVLESNDCDYEQRENFLLFCCHGNPSEANHVQWEMEVCKLPRLSLNGVRFKRIAGTSINFKNIASRVANELKL